DNA from Microbacterium sp. SORGH_AS_0969:
GGCGCCGTCACGACCTTCGTCGGTCGCGTGCGGAACACGGATCCGGATGCCGATGACGCCGTCGTCGCGCTGGAGTACAGCTCGCACCCCGACGCGCCCGCCGCTCTCCACCGCATCGCGCAGGAGGCCGCCGCGGGTACCGACGCGATCGTCGCCGTGAGTCACCGCGTGGGCCGGCTGGAGGTGGGGGAGGCCGCCGTCATCATCGCCGTGGCATCCGGTCACCGCGCCGAGGCGTTCGAGGTGTGCCGCACCGTGATCGAGACGATCAAGACCGACCTCCCGGTGTGGAAGCGGCAGGTCGAGGCCGACGGCACGACCGCGTGGAAGGGTCTGGGCGGCTAGATCGGTCGCGCGACGGTCAGCGCGCGTGGTTCGGCGGGGAGTGGTGCCCCGGCGGGCGGGGGAGTGGCGCGCGCGGATTGCGGCGCGCAGCCGGCATAAACGCCATCCGCGCACATAAACGCGTGCAGAGCGTGTTTCTGTGCGCGAACAGCGTTTATGGGGAGCGAACGACGCGGAGCGCCCCGATCAGCCGCCCGCGAACGGCGGGAGCACATCGACGTGCGTGACGCCGTCCAGGGGCGCGTCGTCGTCGTGACGCGTGCCGTCGACGAGGACGGCGCAACGGTCGAGGATGCCGCCGAGGGCGGGGTGGTCCGCGACGACCCCGGCCCGCAGCGCGGCGAGGCTGTGCTCGGCGCGGTCTTCGGCATCCGTTCCCGCGGCCTCCGCGGCGGCGGCGAAGTACCGGACGCGGACGCTCACGCGCCGGCTCCCGCGTCGGGGGTGGAGCCGGCCGGTTCGCCCGGCCTTGCCCAGTCGCCCGACTTCCCGCCGGTCTTCGACACGATGCGGACGTTCTCGATGAACGTTCCCTTATCCATGCCCTTCACCATGTCGACGACCGCGAGGGCTGCGACCGAGACGCTCGTGAGCGCTTCCATCTCGACGCCGGTGCGGTCGGCGGTGCCGACGGTGGCCTCGATCTCGACGCCGTCGTCGGTGATCTCGAGATCGACCGACGCACGGTGCACGCCGATGACGTGCGCGAGCGGCAGCAGGGCGGGCGTGGACTTCGCGGCCTGAATGCCGGCGATCCGCGCCACGGCCAGCACGTCGCCCTTGGGCGCGGTGCCGTCGCGCAGCGCCGCGACCACCTCGGGCGCGCAGCGCACGAAGCCGCGGGCGGTTGCGGTGCGGACCGTGGGCTGCTTGAGGGTGACATCGACCATGCGGGCGTGGCCCGCGGCATCCAGGTGCGTGAAGGTCATGGAATCAGCATGACATCGAGCGTGTCGCCCACCGACACGGCGGACACCTCGGCGGGCACGATCGCGAACGCTTCGGCTCGCGCGAGAGAAGCGGCGAGGTGCGAGCCCGACCCGCCGGCCGTGGCCGGTCGGGCGGTTCCCGCGACGAGATCGACCGCGGCCGGGAGGTACTGGCGGCGTCCGGGCGGTGTCGTCCAGGCCTCGGATGCCGTGAGCCGGGCGATGCGCCGATCGAGCACCGCGCGTCCCTGCAGGGCCAGGAGGGCGGGCCGCACGAACACCTCGAACGACACCGCGACGCTCACGGGGTTGCCGGGGAGGCCGAAGACGAGCCGCCCGTCGGCGAGAGCGCCGAACGCCTGGGGCTTGCCGGGCTGCATCGCCACCTTCTTGAAGGCGATGCGGTCGGACAGGGCGAGGCGCACGGGCTCGTAGGCCCCCGCGCTCACGCCGCCGGTGAAGACCACCACATCGGCGCGCGAGGCGCGCGCGAGGACGGTCTCGATTCCCGCCGGATCGTCGCCGACGCGGTCGACGAGCTCGATGTCGGCGTCGGCGGCCGCGACGAGCGCGGCCAGCAGTGTCGCGTTCGAGTCGGGGGTCTGCCCGCGCGTGGGCGTGTCGCCGGGAGCGACGAGCTCGCTTCCGGTGGAGACGACGGCGACACGCGGGCGGCGCCGGACGGCGACCTCGGCGACCCCGGCCGCGGCGGCCGCCGCGAGAGCGAAGGGGCCGAGGCGTTCTCCTGCCGAGAGGACGACGTCGCCGGCGCGGGTGTCGCCGCCGCGCCGACGGATGAAGGCGCCCGCGGCGGCGGGGGCACGGAGGACCTCGATCGTGTCGAGCGAGTCGGCGAGGCCCCCGGCGGTGTCTTCGAACGGGACGATCGCGTCGGCGTCGGCGGGAACGGCGGCGCCCGTCATGATGCGCGCCGCCTGGCCCGGGACGATGGCGGGATCGTCGGCGGTGCCGGCCGGCAGATCGGCGACCACTCTCAGCGACGCCGGGTGCTCGGCATCCGCCCCCTCCACGTCGGCGAAGCGGACGGCGAAGCCGTCCATCGAGGAGTTGTCGAAGCCGGGGAGGTCGTGCGCCGCGAGCACGGGCTCGGCGAGGGTGCGGCCGGAGGCCTCGGACAAAGACACGGTCTCGGCGGGGAGCAGCGAGACGGCGGCGAGCACCCGGGAGCGGTGCTCTTCGACGGTGAGGAGGCGGGTCACGCTCGGGCCTTTCGAGTCGGGGCGGCGTATGCCGCCGCCTGTCGTACGTGTCTTACCGTCCCCGGATAGCGCTGAGGTGCGCTGTTTGTCCGGCGCGAGTGTGCCACCGCGTGCATTTCGCGCACCTCAGCGTGGGTTGTCACAGTCGCCTCGCGGGGCTCAGGGGAATGACGTCCTGACGTGCGCGGAGCGCGTCGATCACCACGAGGCGGCCGAGGAGCGGCTCGCCCGCGCCGGTGACGAGCTTGACGGCCTCGGTCGCGAGGAGACCGCCGACCTGCACGCACAGGGAGCCGAGCACGCCGACCTGCGCGCACGTCGGCGGCTCGCCCGCCGATCCGGGCGGAAAGAGGTCGCCGAGCACGACGGGTGCGTGTCCTTCGGGCGGGGCCGACCAGAACACGGTCACCTGCGCCGACCACTCCTGCACGGCTCCCCAGACGAGGGGGATGCCGAGGGCCTCGGCCGCGGCGGCCACCGCCTCGCGGGTGTCGAAGGTGTCGCTGCCGTCGATCACGAGGTGAGCGCCCTCGAGCAGCTCGCGGGCATTGTCGGAGGTCAGGCGTACCGTGCGTTCATGGACGACGGTGAGCGGCGACAGGGCCTGGACGGCACGGGCGGCGGAGGTGGTCTTCGCCGTGCCGATGTCGTCGACCCGGTGGGCGAGCTGGCGCTGCAGGTTGGTGCGTTCGACCGTGTCGTCGTCGATGATCACGAGCTCACCGACGCCCGCCGCGGCGAGCGAGAGCAGCACGGGGGAGCCGAGTCCTCCGGCGCCCACCACGGCGATACGCGCGGCCGCGATCCGCCGTTGCCCCTCCTCACCGATACCGGCGAGCACGGCGTGACGCGCCGTGCGGATGAGTTCTTCGGGGGCGAGGGATGCCACCGGCTCGACGAGCGGTCTCATCCGCCGATCGCGCTCATCGTGCGCTCGGGCTGGACGAAGTCGGCGCGCGCGAGCCCTACGCGATCGGAGCCGTGGGCGCGGGGCTTGAGCCACATGGCATCCCGCCAGATCTGCGCGAGACCCTCGTCGTCGGCGCCGTCACGGAGCGCCGTGAGCAGGTCGGTCTCTTCGTGGGAGAACAGGCACGACCGGATTCGGCCGTCGGCGGTGACGCGCGTGCGTGAACAGGTGGAGCAGAACGGTTCGGTGACCGACGAGATGATGCCGACGTGCCCGGCGAGGGCGGTCTCGCCGAGGCGGCGCACCTCCCAGCGCTCAGCGGGCGCGGCGCCCCGGCCCCGGGGGTCGGCGGTGAGGGTGAAGGCCCCCTCGATCGCGGCGCGGATGTCGCGGGCCGGGATGACGTTGGTCGCGCTCCATGACCGGTCGCCGTCGAGGGGCATGTCCTCGATGAAGCGCATCTCGAAGCCGTTCGACACGGCCCAGTCGACCAGGGGGACGACCTCGGTGTCGTTGATGCCCCGGAGGAGCACAGCGTTGATCTTGATGGGGCCGAGGTCCGCGGCGCGCGCGGCCTGGAGACCTGCGAGCACCTTGTCGAGGTGCGGGCGGCGCGTGAGCTCGGCGAAGGTCTCGGGGTGGAGGGTGTCGAGCGAGACGTTCACGCGGTTGAGGCCGGCATCCTTCAGGGTCTGGGCGCGGCGGTCGAGGCCGACCGCGTTCGTCGTCAGCGAGATCGGCAGATCGGGATTGTCGGCGCGGATGCCGGCGATGATGTGCTCGAGGTCCTTGCGCACGAGGGGCTCGCCGCCGGTGATCCGCAGTTCTTCCGCGCCCAGGGAGTGCA
Protein-coding regions in this window:
- the moaA gene encoding GTP 3',8-cyclase MoaA, which translates into the protein MDAEHASATRGPVVVPLGATVTANGAVSGLGAVRTTGGTGPATANPERPAHEPVAGAPRSGGLLDRFGRVATDLRVSVIDKCNLRCTYCMPADGMPWLPQSQLMSADEIRRIVRVAVHSLGAEELRITGGEPLVRKDLEHIIAGIRADNPDLPISLTTNAVGLDRRAQTLKDAGLNRVNVSLDTLHPETFAELTRRPHLDKVLAGLQAARAADLGPIKINAVLLRGINDTEVVPLVDWAVSNGFEMRFIEDMPLDGDRSWSATNVIPARDIRAAIEGAFTLTADPRGRGAAPAERWEVRRLGETALAGHVGIISSVTEPFCSTCSRTRVTADGRIRSCLFSHEETDLLTALRDGADDEGLAQIWRDAMWLKPRAHGSDRVGLARADFVQPERTMSAIGG
- a CDS encoding MoaD/ThiS family protein, whose product is MSVRVRYFAAAAEAAGTDAEDRAEHSLAALRAGVVADHPALGGILDRCAVLVDGTRHDDDAPLDGVTHVDVLPPFAGG
- the moaC gene encoding cyclic pyranopterin monophosphate synthase MoaC, with translation MTFTHLDAAGHARMVDVTLKQPTVRTATARGFVRCAPEVVAALRDGTAPKGDVLAVARIAGIQAAKSTPALLPLAHVIGVHRASVDLEITDDGVEIEATVGTADRTGVEMEALTSVSVAALAVVDMVKGMDKGTFIENVRIVSKTGGKSGDWARPGEPAGSTPDAGAGA
- a CDS encoding molybdenum cofactor biosynthesis protein MoaE encodes the protein MSAVRIAQLSEEPLDLDAHLRAVEDDASGAVTTFVGRVRNTDPDADDAVVALEYSSHPDAPAALHRIAQEAAAGTDAIVAVSHRVGRLEVGEAAVIIAVASGHRAEAFEVCRTVIETIKTDLPVWKRQVEADGTTAWKGLGG
- a CDS encoding HesA/MoeB/ThiF family protein produces the protein MRPLVEPVASLAPEELIRTARHAVLAGIGEEGQRRIAAARIAVVGAGGLGSPVLLSLAAAGVGELVIIDDDTVERTNLQRQLAHRVDDIGTAKTTSAARAVQALSPLTVVHERTVRLTSDNARELLEGAHLVIDGSDTFDTREAVAAAAEALGIPLVWGAVQEWSAQVTVFWSAPPEGHAPVVLGDLFPPGSAGEPPTCAQVGVLGSLCVQVGGLLATEAVKLVTGAGEPLLGRLVVIDALRARQDVIPLSPARRL
- the glp gene encoding gephyrin-like molybdotransferase Glp; the protein is MTRLLTVEEHRSRVLAAVSLLPAETVSLSEASGRTLAEPVLAAHDLPGFDNSSMDGFAVRFADVEGADAEHPASLRVVADLPAGTADDPAIVPGQAARIMTGAAVPADADAIVPFEDTAGGLADSLDTIEVLRAPAAAGAFIRRRGGDTRAGDVVLSAGERLGPFALAAAAAAGVAEVAVRRRPRVAVVSTGSELVAPGDTPTRGQTPDSNATLLAALVAAADADIELVDRVGDDPAGIETVLARASRADVVVFTGGVSAGAYEPVRLALSDRIAFKKVAMQPGKPQAFGALADGRLVFGLPGNPVSVAVSFEVFVRPALLALQGRAVLDRRIARLTASEAWTTPPGRRQYLPAAVDLVAGTARPATAGGSGSHLAASLARAEAFAIVPAEVSAVSVGDTLDVMLIP